A genomic region of Leptolyngbya sp. NIES-2104 contains the following coding sequences:
- a CDS encoding IS4 family transposase, producing the protein MLPSFYQTCLQSQLTQTQFVTLEILVELLHKERRITIERLATLFPQPILFESRRRNIQRFLSLPQLTPQAIWFPIVKQWVKRHHPRSKPLHLVIDRTQWQDHNLIMVSLVYNKRAIPLHWMWLNKQGQSSLVEQRRVLRPVFHLLKKHRFILLGDREFHSIELAAWCVEKRVKFVFRLPKSTTVKPDDSSRFTRLDDLPQTPGITEQYLQIQVTQNRGFGKHNLVLRQKRAYRQSSSDAWYLLTNLVDAEQTLNAYATRFSIEPLFKDYKSGGYHLEDCHADFGRFTALLVLIAIAYSISTLQGRRIRKKQVQRYVARVTEPKRTTKRHSAFWIGLYGKLWIEPLNLWSTLAGQLMALKPQKRLFFQRGLNAISLIQSAL; encoded by the coding sequence ATGTTGCCCTCATTCTATCAAACCTGTTTACAATCGCAATTAACCCAGACGCAATTTGTGACGCTAGAAATCTTGGTCGAACTGTTGCACAAAGAGCGCAGAATTACGATTGAACGCTTAGCCACTCTATTTCCGCAACCGATTCTATTTGAGAGCAGACGACGAAACATTCAACGATTCTTGAGCTTGCCGCAACTGACTCCGCAAGCGATCTGGTTTCCGATTGTCAAGCAGTGGGTCAAGCGACATCATCCCCGGAGCAAACCACTTCATCTGGTGATTGACCGTACCCAATGGCAAGACCATAACTTGATCATGGTGAGTCTTGTGTACAATAAGCGAGCGATTCCATTGCACTGGATGTGGCTGAACAAGCAAGGACAGAGTTCACTTGTTGAACAACGAAGAGTGTTACGCCCTGTGTTTCATCTGTTGAAAAAGCATCGCTTCATTCTGCTCGGAGACCGTGAGTTTCACAGCATTGAACTGGCGGCTTGGTGTGTAGAAAAGCGAGTCAAATTCGTGTTCCGTTTACCGAAGAGTACGACCGTCAAACCAGACGACAGCAGCAGGTTTACGCGCCTTGATGACTTGCCGCAAACGCCCGGAATCACCGAGCAATATCTGCAAATTCAAGTGACGCAAAATCGCGGGTTCGGCAAGCACAATTTAGTCTTGCGCCAAAAGCGTGCCTACCGTCAATCGAGTTCGGATGCTTGGTATCTTCTGACTAATCTCGTCGATGCCGAACAAACGCTCAACGCTTATGCCACTCGCTTCTCGATTGAACCCCTGTTCAAAGACTACAAATCCGGCGGCTATCACCTCGAAGATTGTCATGCCGATTTCGGGCGTTTTACTGCCCTGCTGGTCCTGATTGCCATTGCCTACTCGATCTCGACCCTACAAGGGCGGCGCATTCGCAAAAAACAAGTGCAGCGTTACGTCGCTCGTGTGACTGAGCCAAAGCGGACAACAAAGCGTCACAGTGCTTTCTGGATTGGCTTGTATGGCAAGTTATGGATTGAACCCTTGAATTTGTGGTCAACCTTGGCAGGTCAACTGATGGCACTCAAGCCGCAAAAACGCCTTTTCTTTCAGCGAGGTCTCAACGCCATTTCCCTGATTCAGTCTGCTCTCTAG
- a CDS encoding GTPase, with translation MEDFKRVDIQCENILAGLTQLEEYIQEPIANEALELGKNSEATKNQELLQRIRRSLIQYKNRGKDLVYVGFMGHFSTGKSSTINSLLNLGKDSKTYRTVGLNPVDKDITLITHEDNNDSIFKVTREGLVSIRSNFINHDFLTNIVLADTPGTGDPQDFQEIAKDFLPICDLILYFFSAASPLDQADVALLREKHSQLEFVPMRFVVTRTDEFRKDEFSKLIADNFDHLKAASFKGSLSQRINQVLNTALTSDTDEIMFIDNKSKIRLEDLKDYILQFSDIANVDVKMQIHSHKVEYFRSSAEVIQNFFCDFISRKIRNISMVVQRARTNIDDFQNRIQVTNNELTDFWSKKLTNARNVHSKVLENTSAFESRFFDMSEFWITDGNIKAFRNRLKSEAQDRSDNLMKNLRIESLSRLESEFYRRMSEVDSRSLSSERIYNILKIPYLRSSSEVSSEGKLESSDLLPSDVTFTDAKESIQRIYEFFVQHYSDLNDCIEKLYTHLTSRTLIKECENILIEVTQSLSSDMDAFFDSVKLYRSAVFSLQAKDLIAKLGLGQRMDDLEAQDLTEEEKERSKRNAQDYIFPGKDTLFSEHSSQLSSIQRDLGELRQQLREDVTRRLNASKDINYYGGTSSTDRLRELAAELEREVEEDINNNLIPEINSKIQQQINQSVLLWKQEIKKLKEERVKKFFYAILIGVSITLTLYILYIYFIDKNMPSNLFATIVVGILVNFASGLLTFLIARIIDKFQFPVSVEKKEREIVSSLQQKCIDVIKSDIQGFKGKSFDEYRFPQLMQAFWEELLLDQPLNYWAETNSNIFDVLRVVSQKYSRFRQNYFSVSKSVTGFVAEYFANPRSNLDKLEEVTSNLKQTSIEPSFALLSDTESALKTVKSKIQAIRL, from the coding sequence ATGGAGGATTTCAAGAGAGTGGATATCCAGTGTGAAAATATTCTCGCTGGGCTTACTCAATTGGAAGAGTATATTCAAGAGCCTATTGCAAATGAGGCACTAGAGTTAGGCAAGAATTCCGAAGCTACGAAAAATCAAGAATTACTTCAACGTATTAGGAGAAGCTTAATTCAGTATAAGAATCGCGGGAAAGATTTAGTATATGTGGGTTTTATGGGGCACTTCTCCACAGGTAAATCCAGTACTATTAACTCGCTACTAAATCTTGGCAAGGATTCTAAAACTTATCGCACAGTAGGGCTTAATCCTGTGGACAAGGACATAACCTTGATTACCCATGAGGATAACAACGACTCGATCTTTAAGGTCACGCGAGAAGGGCTAGTTTCTATCAGATCAAACTTTATTAATCACGACTTTCTGACTAATATAGTTTTAGCAGATACTCCTGGAACTGGTGATCCGCAGGATTTTCAGGAGATCGCTAAAGATTTTCTTCCTATATGCGACTTGATTTTATATTTCTTCTCTGCTGCTAGTCCGCTTGATCAAGCAGATGTTGCTTTACTGAGAGAGAAGCATTCTCAGTTAGAATTTGTTCCTATGAGATTTGTTGTTACGAGAACTGATGAATTTCGTAAAGATGAATTTTCAAAATTGATCGCTGATAATTTCGATCATTTGAAAGCTGCTAGCTTTAAAGGCTCCCTCTCACAAAGAATTAATCAAGTTCTCAACACTGCCTTGACCTCTGATACAGATGAAATAATGTTCATTGATAACAAGTCTAAAATTAGACTTGAGGATCTGAAGGACTATATTCTTCAATTTTCAGACATAGCAAATGTGGATGTGAAAATGCAAATTCACAGCCATAAAGTGGAGTATTTTCGCTCCAGTGCAGAAGTGATACAAAATTTCTTCTGTGATTTCATTTCTAGAAAAATCAGAAATATTTCGATGGTTGTTCAGAGAGCACGAACAAATATTGACGATTTTCAGAATAGAATTCAGGTTACAAATAATGAACTCACTGATTTTTGGAGTAAAAAGCTTACAAATGCTCGCAATGTGCATTCTAAAGTGCTTGAGAATACTTCTGCTTTTGAAAGTAGATTCTTTGACATGAGCGAGTTTTGGATTACCGATGGAAATATCAAAGCATTCAGAAATCGCTTGAAAAGCGAGGCTCAGGATCGGTCCGACAACTTGATGAAAAATTTAAGGATTGAAAGCCTTTCTCGACTTGAGTCAGAGTTTTACAGAAGAATGAGCGAGGTTGATAGTAGATCTTTAAGTAGTGAGAGAATCTACAATATCTTAAAAATTCCATATCTTCGCAGTTCGTCTGAAGTATCTAGCGAAGGAAAGCTTGAGTCAAGCGATCTTCTCCCATCTGATGTCACTTTCACAGATGCTAAAGAAAGTATTCAAAGAATTTATGAGTTTTTTGTTCAGCATTATAGTGACCTGAATGACTGTATAGAGAAACTTTACACTCACCTAACTTCTCGAACACTCATCAAGGAATGCGAAAATATATTAATTGAAGTAACTCAGAGTTTGTCAAGCGATATGGATGCTTTCTTCGACAGTGTGAAACTTTATCGCAGTGCTGTTTTTTCATTGCAAGCAAAAGATTTGATTGCAAAATTGGGTCTTGGTCAAAGAATGGATGATCTGGAAGCTCAAGATCTTACTGAAGAAGAGAAAGAGCGAAGCAAGAGGAATGCACAAGATTATATATTTCCTGGCAAAGATACACTCTTCAGTGAGCATTCATCTCAACTTAGCTCAATCCAGAGGGACTTGGGTGAATTGCGTCAGCAACTCAGGGAAGATGTCACTAGAAGACTCAATGCAAGTAAGGATATTAATTACTATGGCGGTACAAGCTCAACTGACAGATTGAGAGAATTAGCTGCTGAACTAGAAAGAGAAGTAGAGGAAGATATTAACAATAATCTCATTCCAGAAATTAATTCAAAAATTCAACAACAAATTAATCAATCCGTACTTCTTTGGAAACAAGAGATAAAGAAATTAAAAGAAGAAAGAGTAAAAAAGTTTTTTTACGCCATTCTGATAGGCGTTTCTATTACACTAACACTTTACATTTTATACATTTATTTTATTGACAAAAATATGCCTAGCAACTTGTTTGCAACAATTGTAGTAGGAATACTAGTTAATTTTGCGTCAGGTCTTTTAACCTTTCTCATAGCAAGAATAATAGATAAATTTCAGTTTCCTGTAAGTGTTGAAAAGAAAGAGAGGGAGATTGTAAGCTCCTTACAGCAGAAGTGCATTGACGTTATAAAAAGCGATATACAGGGCTTCAAGGGTAAATCTTTTGATGAGTACCGCTTCCCACAACTAATGCAAGCGTTTTGGGAAGAACTACTCCTAGATCAACCTCTCAATTACTGGGCTGAGACAAACTCTAACATCTTCGATGTATTAAGGGTTGTATCTCAAAAATACTCAAGATTTAGACAGAACTATTTTTCAGTGTCCAAAAGTGTGACTGGATTTGTAGCAGAGTATTTCGCCAATCCTAGGAGTAATTTGGATAAGTTAGAAGAGGTAACATCCAATCTAAAGCAAACGTCTATAGAGCCATCATTCGCTCTATTAAGTGACACAGAGAGTGCTTTGAAAACTGTCAAATCAAAGATTCAAGCAATCAGACTTTAG